One segment of Tenrec ecaudatus isolate mTenEca1 chromosome 1, mTenEca1.hap1, whole genome shotgun sequence DNA contains the following:
- the LOC142437196 gene encoding cytochrome c oxidase assembly protein COX20, mitochondrial-like, which translates to MAAETEPGEPGKGKPFKLLGILDVENIPCARDSVLYGSLGSVVAGLGHFLFTSRIRRSCDVGVGGFILVTLGCWFHCRYNYAKRRIQERIAREGIKNRILYESTHLDPERKQTNSNN; encoded by the coding sequence ATGGCTGCCGAGACGGAGCCTGGCGAGCCCGGGAAGGGGAAGCCCTTTAAGCTCCTAGGAATTTTAGATGTTGAAAACATTCCATGTGCCCGGGATTCAGTATTATATGGTTCATTAGGATCTGTTGTGGCTGGCCTTGGACATTTTTTATTTACTAGTAGAATTAGAAGATCTTGTGATGTTGGAGTAGGTGGATTTATTTTGGTGACTTTAGGATGCTGGTTCCATTGTAGGTATAATTATGCAAAGCGAAGAATCCAGGAACGAATTGCAAGAGAAGGAATCAAAAATAGGATTTTATATGAAAGCACCCACCTTgatcctgaaagaaaacaaactaacagcaacaatTAA